One region of Blastocatellia bacterium genomic DNA includes:
- the menC gene encoding o-succinylbenzoate synthase, with translation MKLNLERIELREIELPLKYPFETSFGRTTRRRIMIVRVFDQSGAFGYGECTAPEDPFFNHETIDTAWLIISQYIAPILASARVESAAEVNEALARIRGNRMAKGGVETAVWDLEARLAGQPLWRFLGGTQSEIASGVSIGLQESNAALLEKVERELAAGYQRIKIKIKPGRDVELVAAIRERYPQIRLSVDANSAYTLADIDLLKRLDEYNLMMIEQPLTPGDLVDHARLQRELKTPICLDESITMLMDARHAIELGSCRIINIKLGRVGGHSEARRIQDYCHNRAIPTWCGGMLESGVGRAHNIAMSTLAGFTLPGDVSASARYWEEDIIEPPVTVSARGTITPPEGPGIGFAVNEARLESLVARRQEIKL, from the coding sequence ATGAAATTGAACCTCGAACGAATCGAGCTGCGCGAGATCGAGCTGCCATTGAAGTACCCGTTTGAAACGAGCTTCGGGCGCACGACGCGGCGGCGCATTATGATCGTGCGGGTCTTTGATCAATCGGGGGCCTTCGGTTACGGCGAATGCACGGCGCCCGAAGACCCTTTCTTCAACCACGAGACGATAGATACGGCGTGGCTGATTATCTCGCAATATATCGCGCCGATACTGGCATCGGCGCGCGTCGAAAGCGCCGCCGAAGTCAATGAAGCGCTCGCCCGCATTCGCGGCAATCGCATGGCGAAAGGCGGCGTCGAAACCGCCGTCTGGGACCTCGAAGCGCGCCTCGCGGGGCAACCGCTCTGGCGCTTTCTCGGCGGCACGCAGAGCGAAATTGCCAGCGGCGTATCTATCGGCTTGCAGGAGTCGAACGCGGCGCTGCTCGAAAAAGTCGAGCGCGAGCTGGCCGCCGGTTATCAGCGCATCAAGATCAAGATCAAGCCGGGCCGCGACGTCGAGCTGGTCGCCGCCATCCGCGAACGCTACCCGCAGATCAGGCTTTCGGTTGACGCCAACTCGGCTTACACGCTGGCCGACATTGACCTGCTCAAGCGCCTGGACGAATACAACCTGATGATGATCGAGCAGCCCTTGACGCCGGGCGATCTGGTAGACCACGCCCGGCTTCAGCGCGAGCTTAAGACGCCGATCTGCCTGGATGAATCGATCACCATGTTGATGGATGCGCGCCATGCGATTGAGCTGGGCTCGTGTCGGATCATCAATATCAAGCTCGGTCGCGTCGGCGGCCACAGTGAAGCGCGGCGCATACAGGATTACTGTCACAATCGCGCCATTCCTACCTGGTGCGGCGGCATGCTGGAATCGGGAGTCGGGCGCGCCCACAACATCGCGATGTCTACGCTCGCAGGCTTCACGCTGCCGGGCGACGTTTCGGCGTCGGCGCGTTACTGGGAAGAAGACATCATCGAGCCGCCCGTGACCGTCTCGGCCCGCGGCACGATCACGCCGCCAGAGGGGCCGGGCATCGGCTTTGCGG